A single genomic interval of Malania oleifera isolate guangnan ecotype guangnan chromosome 13, ASM2987363v1, whole genome shotgun sequence harbors:
- the LOC131146881 gene encoding transcription factor MYB62-like, protein MTSSLSKTKSSNSSSTEEDAEVMRRGPWTPEEDDLLIQYIASHGEGRWNLLAKCAGLRRSGKSCRLRWLNYLKPDVKRGNLSLQEQLLILELHSKWGNKWSKIAQHLPGRTDNEIKNYWRTQVQKQARYLNIDSNSAAFQNVIKCFWMPKLLQKIEAGQPSSQTTPLQLPPQPFTTAPPPPTPPTPQLSPPQGPPDASEERPEDSFEAMLGSSSINDGMELFSLDSFQITPVAGNYQTVGSDWGGNDLADCFWNMDDESL, encoded by the exons ATGACTTCATCATTAAGTAAAACCAAAAGCAGCAACTCCAGCAGTACTGAAGAAGATGCAGAGGTGATGAGGAGAGGGCCGTGGACTCCTGAAGAAGATGATCTTCTCATTCAATACATTGCTTCTCATGGGGAAGGCCGTTGGAATCTGCTTGCAAAATGCGCTG GATTAAGGAGAAGCGGGAAGAGTTGCAGATTGAGATGGCTGAATTACTTGAAGCCTGACGTGAAGCGTGGAAATCTGAGTCTGCAAGAGCAACTGTTGATTCTTGAACTGCATTCCAAGTGGGGAAACAAGTGGTCCAAGATTGCCCAGCACTTGCCAGGGAGAACAGATAACGAGATCAAAAACTACTGGAGAACTCAAGTCCAAAAACAAGCACGCTACCTTAACATTGACTCCAACAGCGCTGCTTTTCAGAACGTCATCAAATGCTTTTGGATGCCCAAATTGCTTCAGAAGATTGAAGCAGGCCAGCCATCTTCCCAAACCACACCActacagcttcctcctcaacccttCACGACTGCACCGCCACCGCCGACGCCACCGACGCCTCAGCTTTCGCCGCCACAAGGTCCTCCGGATGCCTCGGAAGAGCGCCCAGAAGATTCTTTTGAAGCCATGTTGGGCAGTAGCAGTATTAATGATGGCATGGAACTCTTCAGCTTGGATAGTTTTCAGATCACTCCAGTGGCTGGGAATTATCAAACGGTGGGAAGTGATTGGGGGGGAAATGATTTGGCAGATTGTTTTTGGAACATGGATGATGAGTCGTTGTAG